In Channa argus isolate prfri chromosome 15, Channa argus male v1.0, whole genome shotgun sequence, the DNA window ATGGTATACATATTCAGtatcaaaactttattgttgTGAGATTAGTTTGCTGTTTGCACAAATGTCTTCCCCCTCCCTTTCTTCTTTATACAGATTGATACCTATATTGGTGAATGGGATGAAGTACTCTGAGATAGACATCATACTGTTGAAGGTGAGCTTTCTCTTtctcgtgtgtgtgttaacagtaCCTTTCTATCCATACGCAACAATTCCTATATTGTATACAAAAACTACATCCGGTATCTCAAAGTACAGAAGGACAAtgctacagtaaatgtaaagtcCAATTTGGTTGTGTCTGCTCAGGGTGATGTGGAGGAGGATGAGACTGTACCAGATAGCGATCAAGACATCAAGCCCCGTTTCCACAAGTCGCGCACTGTCACCTTGCAGCACGAAGGTGGGGAGGGTGAGGAGGATGAGGACAATGAAGAAGACgacgacgatgatgatgacACACTGTCTGACTGGAACCTTCgtaagtaaaatacaaatttacagAGAATGGTATATATTTGTGGAAATCTATCTAGTTTCctttatatataatttactGTCTTAATATATAATTTACATGTCTCTACAGACTGTACTGTTTTTGTGACATAGAGCAAACAGTGCAAAATGTACATGGATTTCAGTTGCCAGTAGAAACATGTAGTATTCATAGACAGTAGTTACAGTAAGGGtattacaacaacaaacatacttgtgaaaccaaacagaaatattCGTGatgattcataaaaaaatatttttccatttgctcCTAAACATCTTGTAGGGGGACTGTATCAGTCGGGAATAGTGTTAGATAGCCAAGTTAGATATCATTTTTATTGGAGTGGGAATTGGTACTTGCTTTTATAATACAACTGTTATTGGACTTTTCATGTAGGGAAGTGTTCAGCTGCAGCCCTGGACGTGCTGGCCAATGTGTTCCGTGACGATTTGCTGCCCCATCTCCTACCACTCCTGAAAGGCCTGCTCTTCCACCCTGACTGGGTCATCAAGGAGTCTGGCATCCTTGTGTTGGGGGCCATAGCTGAGGGTGAGACCCACAGCAACTACAGATTTGTTATCTGATATTTTGCAAATTATGGGGCTAATCAATGTGACCGTGCTATTGAGCtgttttttagtgttttcatcTGAAAAAAGATACACAACTTATTATATTATCAGCAAACCTCCCATCTCCATCTGAACATGTGTCCTCTTTTGGAATAAAGCACAGATGTTGGTGCTGATCAGGCCCAAAAGGTCACAATGAATCATCCAAAATGCCCTAATAGGATCTAGCGTAATTTTATTACAGTTAACAAAATGTATTGGTCTGTCCACACATTTATAAAGATGAAATTTTCATCTGTACCTCTCTCGGTGCCTCAGGCTGCATGCAGGGCATGGTGCCCTATTTGCCAGAGTTGATCCCCCACCTAATCCAGTGTCTGTGCGACAAGAAGGCCTTGGTACGCTCTATTGCCTGCTGGACCCTGAGTCGCTATGCACATTGGGTAGTCTCCCAGCCCCCTGACTCCTACCTCAAGCCACTTATGACAGAGCTTCTGAAGCGAATCCTGGACGGCAACAAGAGGGTGCAGGAGGCTGCGTGCAGGTAAACAGCTTCtcactcctcttcctcttcaaaCGTGGATGTGATGAAAACCCCAGCTCATTGATTAACAATGATACATCTTGTTCCTATATTTCTCTGATCCACATACTGCATTTATTATTCCTGCACGGGAAGAACTGTAGAGATCAACATATTAACATGTTCTCAATCTTGGCGTCTCTCTTAGTGCATTTGCCACTCTGGAGGAGGAAGCGTGCACAGAGCTAGTGCCCTACCTGAGCTTTATCCTGGACACGCTGGTATTTGCTTTTGGCAAGTACCAGCATAAGAATCTTCTCATCCTCTATGATGCCATAGGAACTCTGGCCGATTCAGTGGGTCATCACCTCAATCAGGCTGTAAGTGGCTTTTAAATCAGATGTGCGCAttgctatttgtttttgttgttttaacaacCTGTGAGCTCCTACTGcgtttttattgaaaatgtggCTGCTTATTGTTTCTCAGGAGTACATTCAGAAGTTGATGCCTCCCCTAATTGCCAAGTGGAATGAGCTGAAGGATGAAGATAAGGATCTTTTCCCACTACTAGAGGTGGGGAATTGGTATTTTAGTTGTTCCCATTTGAGCGAAAAATTTAGGACCCATTCCTCACAATTTTGCTTATACACTGAGCTGTCTTGTTTAAAGGGCTCTGTCAAACTGCAGTGACACTACAAAGAATATTGGTGGCTGTAAACAATTGTTGACGGTTTGGCAgcttttgtgttatttattggGCGATCTCGTCTTTCTACATGTAATCCATATTCTTTACAGTGTCTGTCGTCAGTAGCCACCGCCCTGCAGAGTGGGTTTCTGCCTTACTGTGAGCCTGTATATCAGCGCTGTGTCACACTGGTCCAGAAAACACTGGCTCAGGCCATGGTGAGAaggcaaacacacaataaaatacttaatgatatattttttttcccccagaggACATAAcctctgacaaactgaaatCTGTCTGCCCTGTTTTTATAGATGTACAACCAACACCCAGACCAATATGAGGCTCCAGACAAGGACTTTATGATTGTTGCCCTGGATCTGCTGAGTGGCTTGGCTGAGGGTCTGGGGGGCCATGTGGAACAGCTTGTGGCACGCTCCAACATCATGACCCTGCTTTTTCAGTGCATGCAGGTACAGTTTCGGTTGTCTTCTTGAATTTTACAGGTGCAAAAAGACATTCACAAGGACGGTGCTTTGAGGTTAGACTTATTTACTGTGCAAATTGATgctgctttcacacatgcactgcaacACTGAGACCACATGTGACCGACAATCCCCCCCCACTGCATGCTGGATGTGTGAAACAACTCTACCATATTTGGACCTTATTATCCAGACCTGATTATGTAAAAATGGCTTGAAGTGGTTATGCTGTCTTGCAGGATACCATGCCTGAAGTGAGGCAAAGCTCTTTTGCGCTGCTGGGTGATCTAACCAAGGCATGTTTCCTCCACGTGAAGCCCTGTATTGGTGAGTGTACTTTGTCAGAAAGTCAGATAACATCAGCTGTCCTCTTCTATCATTTATTAAAcctattgtttttttcatgtgctGCAGTATGTTTATTGTACTGTTGGAGCAGGGAtgttgtaaagtgtgtgtgtaaaagagagagacagagttttACTTGCATTGCAGGGACCAAAACCTTAATACACACATTGTGTGGACTTGTCGTCTTTATAGGGACCACATGTATTGTAACACGTTTGTTTTCTGCCCTCTCCCAGCTGAGTTCATGCCTATCTTGGGACTCAACCTGAACCCAGAGTTTATCTCTGTGTGCAACAATGCCACTTGGGCCATTGGCGAGATCTCCATGCAAATGGGTAAGAGAGCAGTCTGGAATTGCACTTTAGCAAATTCTTGCTTTTCCTGAAAACAAGTTCTCCCACACTCactttaaaatgacatattGCACGCTTCTGATATCGCTCATAGTGTTTCATACCTGAGCATTTGCCATCTCAAGTCTGCATGTTTACGTATGTGCAAGCTCTTGTggaattttttgttttccctttaaCAAATATTCCACAACTAgtagaaaattttttttttttttttttcaaaaccaaTTTTAGGAGGCCAGTCAGAATGTACCTTCCCCATCTGTAGCTCCGGCTCACCACACTCTATGATGATCACTTATCAGACATTCGAAATCTGATTACTTGTGTGGAGTTTTTTTGAGTCTGAGAAGTGTGGTTGAGCCTGCTGTGATGGGTGGGAAAACAAAGCATTCTAAACATAAAACTGAAGACTGCATAAATGATGACTTGGCATCACTTCAAAGCATCTAGTAGAGGCCATTCCCAAAGTCATTTTTCCAGTTATAATGCAGCAGGTCTGAGCTTTGGATTTCTCCATGTGCTGAGGCTGTGAGCATTTGGTTCTACTTAGAGCAACACTCAACTTTTAATGTGGGCCATGCTATGTGTTGTtcccattttgtttgttgtatcaCCCCAGAGCACCAGAACCAACTTCTGTATGCTtctggagagtgtgtgtgtgtttgtgcgtgcgcATGCCTGGCAAGCCATCATACGTGATCCAGTCCGTCCAGTGATACTCTGTATGATATTCTTTCAGGCACAAATGTCAAGCAGCAAACAGGGAGCTGTCCAGGTGAGCGTAGGGACTTTAAAGACCATAAAACCAATTTCACTCAACATTACTTAAACAGTCTTAAGTGAAGTAGAGAGCTGCCACTTCCTCCTTATGCAAACTGCAAATAGAATCATCCATTGGGTACATCTGGTCAATGTTTttgcataaacacatttttctttgatttaaaagtACAGACATGCTACTGAATCACTAATTGCAAATGTTGTAAAGATTGAACCCATCATTTTAAGTGTACAGATTTAGGGTTATGTAGAAATATCCAAATTAACAGTGTTGCTCATTGTGTGCTGTAGCAATCAATAGAAAGTAAACCATTTTATTCTAAGCAAACCTAGCTTCAGATACTTTATTAGTAGTAATAAAGTAATTtacctgatttatttttttccttgttttgaaAGCCCCATGTTGCATTGAAATTTTATTAGTTGAACATTGCCGAACAAATCACAAACAGATGTAAACCGTCATATATAATTTTAGATGAAATCAGTcatgttgttaaaatattatgaactaaacTGTTGTTGACAAGTGTGATGGGGATTAATAATTAATCTGAGACACTGACTCTGTTTGAAGTCCTTTTGCAATCAATGTTTTGATGTAGACAAATCCTTTAAAGTTCTTGATTTCTAAATTTAGTTTAGGTGTAAAAAAGGAATGTGTGCTTTTTATAATGGCCTTATAGGTTAAGTGTGAATAAATAAGGATACTatcacagtttttaaagttCATGTCGCAATAAGAGTGGTGTGAAGAATTCTCACCATTACGCAACCACATTGCAGACGGCCCATTTTCCTCAGACATGTGCTTGTTCATTGTCCTGTGTCTAGGTGCAGAGATGCAGCCTTATGTAGGCATGGTCCTGCCAAACCTGGTGGAGATCATCAACAGACCCAACACACCCAAGACTCTTCTGGAAAACACAGGTACATGCTGAGTcatcctctctttttttatttatttatttttttttttttatggctggAAAGTGTTTGATGGTCACATTGGGCTGTTGAGGAGAataattgttgtattttgtcttCCTGCATGCAGCTATTACAATTGGCAGGCTTGGTTATGTCTGTCCACAGGAGGTGGCACCACAGCTGCAGCATTTCATTAGACCATGGTGAGTCATGTGcgagaatatttttttttttactaacactGGAAATAAGATGTTATTCCAGTCTAGACACCACAGTTTTGTCTTTAGACCGTTTAGAAAATGagaattttaatttctttgtagAAGCAAAGAGAACGTTAAGgaagtattttaattttagactgttaaaatacaaatcGATGAATAATGTCAACTTCTGTTTTCTCGTTTCTTCTGCAGGTGCACATCATTGAGGAATATCAGAGATAATGAGGAGAAGGACTCTGCCTTCCGTGGAATCTGCGTAATGATAGGAGTCAACCCTGCAGGAGTGGTGCAGGTGAGTTTCTTTAATTCCATTTGCTTCAGGTGCCAGAAAATGAGGGACCTAgttaagtgcatgtgtgtgtgagataaagTAACATGTCCTCTCTCTCCAGGACTTTATCTTCTTCTGTGACGCTGTGGCTTCTTGGGTCAACCCCAAAGATGACCTGAGAGACAtgttttataaggtaagtgccTCATAACCAGTTCCTTTCCAGTCAGACACATAGTTGTGGATGGACTGTAATTATTTTTGGAGCCTTGCGTTAGTCATTGAAATTTACCGTTGTCCAAGTGTAGTGCTGGCTCACCACACTCTGATGACCACTAATGAGACATTTGAAATCTGATAACATGGTGTGGATGACTTTTCATATTT includes these proteins:
- the LOC137100491 gene encoding transportin-2-like isoform X1 produces the protein MEWQPDEQGLQQVLQLLKDSQSPNTVTQRAVQQKLEQLNQFPDFNNYLIFVLTRLRTEDEPTRSLSGLILKNNVKAHYQNFPQGVADFIKQECLNNIGDPSPLIRATIGILITTIASKGELQTWPELLPQLCNLLNSEDYNTCEGSFGALQKICEDSSELLDSDALNRPLNIMIPKFLQFFKHCSPKIRSHAIACVNQFIIGRAQALMDNIDTFIESLFALAADEDSEVRKNVCRALVMLLEVRIDRLIPHMHSIIQYMLQRTQDPDENVALEACEFWLTLAEQPICKEMLSGHLVQLIPILVNGMKYSEIDIILLKGDVEEDETVPDSDQDIKPRFHKSRTVTLQHEGGEGEEDEDNEEDDDDDDDTLSDWNLRKCSAAALDVLANVFRDDLLPHLLPLLKGLLFHPDWVIKESGILVLGAIAEGCMQGMVPYLPELIPHLIQCLCDKKALVRSIACWTLSRYAHWVVSQPPDSYLKPLMTELLKRILDGNKRVQEAACSAFATLEEEACTELVPYLSFILDTLVFAFGKYQHKNLLILYDAIGTLADSVGHHLNQAEYIQKLMPPLIAKWNELKDEDKDLFPLLECLSSVATALQSGFLPYCEPVYQRCVTLVQKTLAQAMMYNQHPDQYEAPDKDFMIVALDLLSGLAEGLGGHVEQLVARSNIMTLLFQCMQDTMPEVRQSSFALLGDLTKACFLHVKPCIAEFMPILGLNLNPEFISVCNNATWAIGEISMQMGTNVKQQTGSCPGAEMQPYVGMVLPNLVEIINRPNTPKTLLENTAITIGRLGYVCPQEVAPQLQHFIRPWCTSLRNIRDNEEKDSAFRGICVMIGVNPAGVVQDFIFFCDAVASWVNPKDDLRDMFYKILHGFKDQVGEENWQQFSEQFPPLLKERLSACYGV
- the LOC137100491 gene encoding transportin-2-like isoform X2, whose protein sequence is MEWQPDEQGLQQVLQLLKDSQSPNTVTQRAVQQKLEQLNQFPDFNNYLIFVLTRLRTEDEPTRSLSGLILKNNVKAHYQNFPQGVADFIKQECLNNIGDPSPLIRATIGILITTIASKGELQTWPELLPQLCNLLNSEDYNTCEGSFGALQKICEDSSELLDSDALNRPLNIMIPKFLQFFKHCSPKIRSHAIACVNQFIIGRAQALMDNIDTFIESLFALAADEDSEVRKNVCRALVMLLEVRIDRLIPHMHSIIQYMLQRTQDPDENVALEACEFWLTLAEQPICKEMLSGHLVQLIPILVNGMKYSEIDIILLKGDVEEDETVPDSDQDIKPRFHKSRTVTLQHEGGEGEEDEDNEEDDDDDDDTLSDWNLRKCSAAALDVLANVFRDDLLPHLLPLLKGLLFHPDWVIKESGILVLGAIAEGCMQGMVPYLPELIPHLIQCLCDKKALVRSIACWTLSRYAHWVVSQPPDSYLKPLMTELLKRILDGNKRVQEAACSAFATLEEEACTELVPYLSFILDTLVFAFGKYQHKNLLILYDAIGTLADSVGHHLNQAEYIQKLMPPLIAKWNELKDEDKDLFPLLECLSSVATALQSGFLPYCEPVYQRCVTLVQKTLAQAMMYNQHPDQYEAPDKDFMIVALDLLSGLAEGLGGHVEQLVARSNIMTLLFQCMQDTMPEVRQSSFALLGDLTKACFLHVKPCIAEFMPILGLNLNPEFISVCNNATWAIGEISMQMGAEMQPYVGMVLPNLVEIINRPNTPKTLLENTAITIGRLGYVCPQEVAPQLQHFIRPWCTSLRNIRDNEEKDSAFRGICVMIGVNPAGVVQDFIFFCDAVASWVNPKDDLRDMFYKILHGFKDQVGEENWQQFSEQFPPLLKERLSACYGV